In Desulfopila inferna, the following are encoded in one genomic region:
- a CDS encoding beta-ketoacyl-ACP synthase III: protein MTIYINDLASFLPGKPVDNDNIEDILGRINNIPSRTKRRILANNKIITRHYAIDPQSGKPTHTNAQLTAEAVKKLKPFIPEHLQCLCSGTSSPDLLMPGHALMVAGELRLPPCDVVTTSGICISGVTALKYACMNVASGAVDNAVATGSELASSYMKAGFFTTEANPEADLKKKPILGFDADFLRWMLSDGAGAAYVSGQPNQTGMCFRVEWIENRSYAGELDTCMYAGGQKQEDGVVTGWREQGNSSAAAQQNFFAVRQDVKLLDQHIVSTAMARALPEIARKRALSPADVDWYLPHYSSHYFRDRFYQGMKASGFEIPYEKWFTNLPEVGNIGSASIYLLMEGLLHSGKLQEGNKVLCFIPESGRFSHCFMLLTAVAGQG, encoded by the coding sequence AAGACATCCTGGGAAGAATCAACAATATTCCATCCCGGACCAAGCGGCGCATCCTGGCCAATAATAAAATCATCACCAGGCATTATGCCATTGATCCGCAGAGCGGCAAGCCTACCCATACCAATGCTCAACTTACCGCCGAAGCCGTGAAAAAGCTTAAGCCCTTTATCCCTGAGCACCTCCAATGTCTGTGCAGCGGCACCTCCAGTCCCGACCTGTTGATGCCCGGGCATGCCTTGATGGTGGCCGGTGAACTGCGGCTGCCACCCTGTGATGTCGTCACCACTTCAGGCATCTGCATATCCGGCGTTACCGCCTTGAAGTACGCCTGTATGAATGTAGCCTCAGGTGCCGTTGATAATGCAGTGGCCACGGGTTCGGAGTTGGCCTCATCCTATATGAAAGCCGGTTTTTTCACCACCGAGGCCAATCCCGAGGCGGATCTCAAAAAAAAGCCCATTCTTGGTTTTGATGCCGATTTTCTGCGCTGGATGCTTTCCGACGGTGCCGGTGCAGCCTATGTTTCAGGACAACCCAACCAGACCGGAATGTGTTTCCGGGTTGAATGGATAGAAAACCGCTCTTATGCCGGCGAACTGGATACCTGTATGTATGCCGGTGGCCAGAAGCAGGAAGACGGTGTGGTGACCGGCTGGCGGGAGCAGGGCAACAGCAGCGCTGCCGCTCAGCAAAACTTCTTTGCCGTGCGTCAGGACGTCAAACTTCTCGACCAGCACATTGTCTCGACCGCCATGGCCCGGGCCCTGCCGGAGATCGCCCGGAAAAGAGCTCTCTCTCCAGCCGACGTCGACTGGTATCTGCCCCACTACTCTTCCCATTATTTTCGTGACAGATTTTATCAGGGGATGAAGGCATCCGGTTTTGAAATTCCTTATGAAAAATGGTTTACCAATCTGCCTGAAGTCGGCAATATCGGCAGCGCTTCCATCTATCTTCTTATGGAAGGATTACTGCACTCCGGGAAATTGCAGGAAGGCAATAAGGTGCTCTGCTTCATTCCGGAAAGCGGACGTTTTTCCCACTGCTTCATGCTGTTGACGGCGGTAGCGGGCCAGGGATAG
- a CDS encoding tetratricopeptide repeat protein, whose product MKRSVSLLLCMAFFLGGCAKVQDFGSSVKYNIQGEYYLQEKKFQQGSKIFSAAISKEPQNPEAHYYYGRFLLAEDKTDKALPHLQQAVSLDPGKSKYHFWLGVAQGEMGKVELERRSYNEALLIDPKNTQALTYLGNNLLKAGKYEEALEYYARTLELNHFNPQALYNRAVILRKQGRLPEEKDAWLKYLHAYPAGSFARRAADRLNSLGDHSYRNHRLGVRTVTLSKIDFVPFSDMPSSRTYPSLNLVGATVANMPEGVLNIIVYQLNNRELARKRALNIGNYLAKQFPDLKKNNRIRLSWFDVPEKRTVLNTPLRLNESVRFFLTDFKNSDKKTGRK is encoded by the coding sequence ATGAAAAGATCGGTATCTCTATTGCTCTGCATGGCATTTTTCCTTGGCGGCTGCGCTAAGGTTCAGGATTTTGGCAGCAGCGTAAAATACAACATTCAAGGTGAATATTACCTGCAGGAAAAAAAATTTCAGCAGGGAAGTAAAATCTTCAGCGCAGCGATATCGAAAGAACCGCAAAACCCGGAGGCCCATTACTACTATGGCCGTTTTCTTCTGGCTGAAGATAAAACCGACAAGGCCCTGCCCCATTTACAGCAGGCAGTTTCTCTAGATCCAGGCAAAAGTAAATATCACTTCTGGCTGGGAGTGGCACAGGGGGAAATGGGGAAGGTCGAGCTGGAACGCCGGAGCTACAACGAAGCTCTGCTGATTGATCCTAAAAATACTCAGGCTTTGACATACCTGGGCAATAATCTTCTTAAAGCAGGCAAATATGAAGAAGCCCTTGAATATTATGCCAGAACTCTGGAGCTCAACCATTTTAATCCCCAGGCATTATACAATCGTGCAGTTATCCTGAGAAAACAGGGACGGCTCCCAGAGGAAAAGGACGCCTGGCTCAAATATCTGCATGCCTACCCAGCAGGCAGTTTTGCCCGTCGGGCCGCCGATCGACTCAACAGCCTCGGTGACCATAGCTATCGCAATCATAGATTGGGTGTACGCACTGTAACGCTATCAAAGATCGACTTCGTTCCCTTCTCTGACATGCCGTCGTCCCGCACATATCCCTCGCTTAATCTTGTTGGGGCAACGGTTGCCAATATGCCCGAAGGTGTTCTCAATATCATCGTATATCAGCTGAACAACCGCGAACTCGCTCGGAAACGTGCGCTGAACATCGGCAACTATCTGGCAAAACAATTTCCTGATCTTAAAAAGAACAACCGTATCCGGCTAAGCTGGTTTGACGTTCCCGAAAAACGGACGGTACTGAACACCCCTTTGCGCCTTAATGAATCCGTCCGTTTTTTTCTCACCGATTTCAAAAATTCCGATAAAAAAACCGGCAGAAAGTGA
- a CDS encoding RNA polymerase sigma factor, with translation MNYSDKEIVKKVLAGEKQLYEVLVERYQRQIYNLMFRYAHNNEEAADLSQDVFVRAFDKLHLFRSDMAFFSWLYRLAVNLASDWSRKNWKQHAKLHILQHEALQEHTGEDTCTRMENKEEHRQVEDALQELADHTRETLILRYRHGCSIRDIADALNLSESAVKMRIKRGLAQLRAILSSNQN, from the coding sequence ATGAATTATTCAGATAAAGAAATTGTTAAAAAGGTTCTGGCTGGGGAGAAACAGCTTTATGAAGTGCTGGTAGAGCGCTATCAACGTCAGATATACAACCTTATGTTCAGATACGCCCATAATAACGAAGAAGCAGCCGACCTGAGCCAGGACGTATTTGTGCGTGCATTCGACAAATTACATTTGTTTCGAAGCGATATGGCATTTTTTTCCTGGCTCTATCGCCTGGCCGTTAATCTGGCGAGTGACTGGAGCCGTAAGAATTGGAAACAGCACGCAAAATTGCACATCCTTCAGCATGAAGCACTCCAGGAACACACAGGCGAGGATACCTGCACCCGCATGGAAAACAAGGAGGAGCATCGTCAGGTTGAGGATGCCCTGCAGGAACTTGCCGACCATACCAGAGAGACTCTCATATTGCGTTATCGGCATGGGTGTTCGATACGTGATATTGCCGATGCCCTCAATCTTTCAGAAAGCGCGGTAAAAATGCGAATCAAACGAGGGCTTGCGCAGCTTCGTGCAATTCTTTCAAGCAATCAGAATTGA
- a CDS encoding tetratricopeptide repeat protein — protein sequence MKDEKMIEDLLRCSVEQDAPLGLKREIMKRIDKRKPRLRRRLAEWFMTPLNLRFSPAGALLAAVIVSAAFLGGIMVERNTANTAHQADGIARYADDAHANYRVGRSLLAENQQEEALRFFRKAVELNPQNPEYVHWQGVAYWALDNRELERQSYFQTVRDHPDFLPSLLNLGHSYLESGNFQAALQQYQQVLRIDPDVPEALYNSALAYRKLNNEALQIQAFKRYLATFRTGKWAHRAVEHLHQLGDYSYRSYRIGIHRIILAIPGLLQTDSSPMNQEVEYLAGVVRRMTGEELHIIAYNKDDKNQARESALNLQRLLLDRLDSEHADLIRLSWFDAPETITTENGENLQLSPSILIFSNPIISENRRNTT from the coding sequence ATGAAAGACGAAAAAATGATAGAGGATCTGCTTCGGTGCTCGGTGGAACAGGATGCACCGCTCGGGCTGAAAAGGGAAATCATGAAGCGGATTGACAAGCGAAAGCCCCGACTGCGCCGAAGGCTGGCAGAGTGGTTCATGACCCCGCTTAATCTGCGGTTTTCACCGGCCGGAGCACTCCTTGCCGCGGTAATTGTGTCGGCAGCTTTTCTGGGTGGCATTATGGTGGAGCGCAATACTGCAAATACTGCCCACCAGGCCGACGGCATAGCCCGATATGCCGATGATGCCCACGCCAACTACCGTGTGGGCAGAAGTCTGCTTGCCGAAAATCAGCAGGAAGAAGCCCTTCGTTTTTTTCGCAAAGCTGTTGAACTTAATCCGCAGAACCCGGAATATGTCCACTGGCAGGGTGTCGCCTATTGGGCCCTGGACAACCGGGAACTGGAGAGACAAAGCTATTTTCAGACAGTACGGGACCATCCTGATTTCCTGCCCTCACTACTGAACCTTGGCCACAGTTACCTTGAGAGCGGCAACTTCCAGGCCGCTCTGCAGCAGTACCAGCAGGTATTGAGAATAGATCCGGATGTTCCGGAAGCACTTTATAACTCTGCACTTGCTTATCGCAAACTTAATAACGAAGCTCTGCAAATACAGGCATTCAAACGCTATCTGGCAACATTCCGCACCGGTAAGTGGGCCCACCGGGCAGTGGAACATTTGCATCAGCTTGGAGATTACAGCTACCGCAGCTATAGAATTGGCATTCACCGGATTATTCTCGCTATTCCAGGTCTTCTTCAGACAGATTCATCCCCTATGAACCAGGAGGTGGAATATCTGGCCGGTGTTGTGCGCAGAATGACCGGAGAGGAACTGCATATTATTGCCTATAACAAAGACGACAAAAACCAAGCAAGAGAGTCAGCGCTCAACCTGCAACGCTTGCTGTTGGATCGGCTTGATTCCGAACATGCCGATCTCATCAGGCTGAGCTGGTTCGATGCCCCAGAAACAATTACCACAGAAAACGGAGAAAACCTGCAGTTATCACCCAGTATATTAATCTTTTCAAACCCCATAATTTCTGAAAACAGGAGAAACACCACATGA
- a CDS encoding cell wall-binding protein, with the protein MSRITSIFFMVLIFGLATEGRCKSIDLETWHLRNEAGSGNFEDVVYGDGVFVAIGDGGTIWRSADGANWTEITPDSISAASLLGATYGAGLFVVTGSAGEILTSSDGSTWEPQESGVTTSTLSAAAYGNGTFVAGGESGIIVHSTDATNWIEADPPLDPSVWIRGIVYGADLFVAVGVAGEIYTSPDGTDWTSRTSGTADDLTAVSYGNGMFIATGPGGMILTSSDGETWSEGTTGVPENLTDIHYFQGYFVIVGDSGVILYSTDGTEWTEADADITDNLTGITGGGYTFVAVGEQRVIYQSNEEGMSLPLMMPPITSPEED; encoded by the coding sequence ATGAGCAGAATTACTTCAATTTTTTTCATGGTTTTAATTTTTGGCCTTGCGACTGAGGGACGCTGTAAAAGTATTGATCTGGAAACCTGGCATTTGCGTAATGAGGCGGGGAGTGGAAATTTTGAAGATGTGGTTTACGGCGATGGTGTTTTTGTAGCAATCGGAGATGGTGGAACAATCTGGAGATCTGCCGACGGTGCAAACTGGACTGAAATAACCCCAGACTCGATATCTGCGGCTTCATTACTCGGGGCAACCTATGGAGCGGGACTGTTTGTTGTGACCGGGAGTGCAGGAGAAATTCTGACATCTTCAGATGGCTCAACCTGGGAACCTCAGGAATCCGGAGTGACCACCTCAACCTTATCGGCTGCCGCCTATGGGAATGGAACTTTTGTGGCGGGGGGAGAATCTGGGATAATAGTCCACTCAACCGATGCAACTAATTGGATAGAAGCTGACCCACCACTCGATCCTTCTGTCTGGATCAGAGGAATTGTATATGGTGCGGATCTATTTGTCGCTGTCGGAGTTGCAGGAGAAATATACACCTCTCCTGACGGCACCGACTGGACAAGCAGAACTTCCGGAACTGCTGACGATCTGACAGCAGTATCCTATGGCAATGGCATGTTCATCGCAACAGGCCCTGGCGGTATGATTCTGACCAGCAGCGATGGCGAAACATGGAGTGAGGGCACTACGGGGGTCCCCGAGAATCTTACCGATATTCATTATTTTCAAGGGTATTTTGTCATAGTCGGTGATAGCGGCGTTATTCTGTATTCCACCGACGGCACCGAATGGACCGAGGCTGATGCGGACATAACCGACAATTTAACCGGAATAACCGGGGGAGGCTATACCTTTGTTGCCGTGGGTGAGCAGAGAGTCATCTATCAATCCAATGAAGAAGGGATGTCGCTTCCCCTGATGATGCCCCCCATTACCTCACCAGAAGAAGATTGA
- the acsA gene encoding acetate--CoA ligase, with product MLWPSIEKKPHSFTKPPNLSDYASTVASFSWDTIRAEFQGLPESRGFNIAHEAVDRHAGGDLGDHVALLWLGSSGTSRTFTYSELKAQSNRFANILLDLGIGKGDTAFVLAGRIPELYIAALGILKNTSVFCPLFSAFGPEPVFQRLSRGDAKILLTTEHYYRRKVSQLIDKLPLLQYVLLTDIEDHQDDRLRSLPRLMAEASETYDIPSTDPEDIALLHFTSGTTGMPKGALHAHSAALTHYMTGKYVMDFHKDDVFWCTADPGWVTGTSYGIISPLLHGITNIVDEAEFDPMRWCDILASRKVSVWYTAPTAIRRFMRLGIEPVKTYDLSNLRLIHSVGEPLNPEAVVWGMEAMGLPIHDNWWQTETGGIMIANFPAMEIRPGSMGRPLPGIEAAVVRHAEGDAVEVVEEAGIEGDLALRPGWPSMFRGYLHDEERYRKCFAGGWYLTGDLAKRDADGYFWFVGRADDIIKTSGHMVSPFEVESTLMEHPTVAEVGVIGKPDPLIGEIVKAFVALKPDIEPSDALHLELIGFARQRLGSAVAPKEIEFKLDLPKNKAGKIMRRLLKARELGLPEGDLSTLENPE from the coding sequence GTGCTTTGGCCTTCAATCGAAAAAAAGCCGCATTCGTTCACCAAGCCCCCGAATCTCTCCGATTATGCCTCCACAGTAGCCTCGTTTTCGTGGGACACCATCCGCGCCGAGTTTCAGGGTCTTCCTGAGAGCAGAGGATTTAACATCGCCCATGAAGCAGTCGACCGTCATGCCGGTGGAGACCTTGGCGATCATGTGGCCCTGCTATGGCTCGGCAGCAGCGGAACCTCCCGCACCTTTACCTATAGCGAGCTTAAAGCACAGAGCAACCGCTTTGCCAATATTCTCCTGGACCTGGGCATCGGCAAAGGGGACACCGCCTTTGTACTGGCCGGCCGAATTCCTGAATTATATATTGCAGCGTTGGGGATTCTTAAAAACACCAGTGTATTCTGCCCCCTCTTCTCAGCATTCGGGCCGGAACCTGTTTTTCAGAGGCTCAGCAGAGGGGATGCCAAAATTCTGCTGACCACTGAGCACTACTACCGAAGAAAGGTTAGTCAGCTGATCGACAAGCTCCCGCTTCTCCAATATGTGCTCCTGACAGATATCGAGGATCACCAGGATGACCGCCTCAGGTCGCTGCCCAGGCTCATGGCAGAGGCGTCCGAGACCTACGACATTCCCTCTACAGACCCCGAGGATATAGCCCTTCTTCACTTCACCAGCGGTACCACCGGGATGCCCAAAGGCGCGCTCCACGCACACAGCGCCGCTCTCACTCACTACATGACCGGCAAATATGTCATGGATTTTCATAAGGACGATGTCTTCTGGTGCACGGCCGATCCGGGTTGGGTGACCGGAACGTCTTACGGCATAATCTCGCCGCTGCTGCATGGAATTACTAACATCGTCGATGAAGCCGAATTCGACCCCATGCGCTGGTGTGACATCCTGGCCTCCCGGAAGGTGAGTGTCTGGTATACTGCGCCCACGGCCATTCGCAGGTTCATGCGCCTTGGCATAGAACCGGTAAAAACCTACGACCTGAGTAACCTGCGCCTCATTCACAGCGTCGGCGAGCCGCTCAACCCGGAGGCCGTGGTCTGGGGAATGGAGGCGATGGGGCTGCCGATCCACGACAATTGGTGGCAGACGGAGACCGGCGGTATCATGATTGCCAATTTCCCGGCAATGGAGATCCGTCCCGGCTCCATGGGACGTCCGCTTCCCGGCATCGAGGCGGCTGTTGTCCGGCACGCCGAGGGCGATGCTGTCGAGGTGGTGGAGGAAGCGGGCATCGAGGGGGACCTCGCGCTCCGGCCGGGATGGCCGTCGATGTTTCGCGGTTATCTGCATGACGAAGAGCGCTACCGCAAGTGCTTCGCCGGAGGCTGGTATTTAACCGGGGACCTGGCCAAACGCGATGCGGATGGATATTTCTGGTTCGTGGGCCGGGCCGATGACATCATCAAAACCTCAGGGCACATGGTTAGTCCATTCGAAGTCGAGAGTACGCTCATGGAACACCCCACCGTTGCCGAAGTTGGAGTTATCGGCAAACCGGACCCCCTTATCGGCGAAATCGTCAAGGCATTCGTGGCCCTCAAGCCCGATATCGAGCCCAGTGATGCTTTGCACCTCGAACTCATCGGCTTCGCCCGTCAAAGACTAGGCTCGGCAGTGGCCCCTAAAGAGATTGAATTCAAGCTGGACCTTCCTAAAAACAAGGCCGGCAAAATTATGCGCCGACTGCTCAAGGCCCGGGAGCTGGGTCTTCCCGAAGGCGACCTATCAACTCTGGAGAATCCGGAATGA
- the pdhA gene encoding pyruvate dehydrogenase (acetyl-transferring) E1 component subunit alpha, which translates to MSTQKTAGAEEKAAPMERKHALHLLRAMIRIRRLEEKCAELYSAMKIRGFLHLYDGEEAVAVGVMEALTSQDAIVATYREHGHALTRGITAAAILAEMYGKQEGCSRGRGGSMHLFDAEKRFYGGNAIVGGGLPLAVGLALADKMQQRLQLTCCFFGDGAVAEGEFHESMNLASLWQLPVLFVCENNLYAMGTALKYTEAFTDLAGKAKSYDVGSAAVDGMDVQAVESAAKNAAEIIHATKKPFFLECRTYRFRAHSMYDPELYRPKTEVEEWKKRCPIATFTRKMKDQQIINEGDIVELEAEVSREIEEAVAFAEACTWEPLEDLTRFVYSERRIS; encoded by the coding sequence ATGAGCACCCAAAAAACCGCCGGGGCTGAAGAAAAGGCAGCCCCAATGGAGCGAAAACACGCATTGCATCTGCTGCGCGCCATGATTCGTATCCGTCGTCTCGAGGAAAAATGTGCCGAACTCTACAGCGCTATGAAGATACGGGGATTTCTGCATCTCTATGACGGCGAAGAGGCGGTGGCCGTCGGCGTCATGGAAGCACTGACCAGCCAGGACGCCATAGTAGCCACCTATCGCGAGCATGGCCATGCGCTCACCAGGGGTATTACCGCCGCAGCTATCCTGGCTGAAATGTACGGCAAACAGGAAGGTTGCAGCCGGGGCCGCGGTGGGTCAATGCATCTATTCGATGCTGAAAAGAGATTCTATGGAGGTAACGCCATCGTCGGCGGCGGACTGCCTTTAGCCGTCGGCCTGGCCCTGGCCGACAAGATGCAGCAGAGACTTCAGCTGACCTGCTGCTTTTTCGGCGATGGCGCCGTCGCCGAGGGTGAATTCCATGAAAGCATGAACCTGGCGTCTCTATGGCAACTGCCGGTGCTGTTTGTGTGTGAAAACAACCTCTATGCCATGGGTACGGCACTGAAATATACCGAGGCCTTCACAGATCTAGCCGGCAAGGCCAAAAGCTATGACGTGGGTTCAGCGGCTGTGGATGGTATGGATGTGCAGGCAGTTGAAAGTGCAGCAAAAAACGCTGCCGAAATAATTCACGCCACCAAGAAACCTTTTTTCCTGGAATGCCGCACCTATCGCTTCCGGGCACACTCGATGTATGATCCCGAACTCTATCGCCCTAAAACGGAAGTCGAAGAGTGGAAAAAACGATGTCCGATCGCAACATTCACCCGGAAGATGAAAGATCAGCAGATTATAAACGAGGGCGACATCGTCGAACTCGAAGCCGAGGTGAGCCGCGAAATTGAGGAGGCCGTGGCCTTTGCTGAAGCCTGCACCTGGGAACCCCTCGAAGATTTGACCCGCTTCGTCTATTCGGAACGGAGAATATCATGA
- a CDS encoding alpha-ketoacid dehydrogenase subunit beta — MSDSEQNRSRQTTYREAVREAIREAMQKDERVFLMGEDVGRYGGCFAVSKGLLETFGPERIRDTPLSESGFVGAGIGAALGGMRPIVEIMTVNFSLLAADQIINNAAVLLYMSGGQFNVPIVIRIATGGGRQLAAQHSRSLEGWYAHIPGIKIVCPATIEDARGMLWTALQDPDPVMVFENAGLYNMEGSLAPDAGAVDIDQARVLRAGTDITIISYSASLHKSLDAAEILAKQGINAEVIDLRTLRPLDEGTFLTSIAKTHRALIVDEGWRSGGISAEIISRIMEKGFYDLDAPVARLCSEEVPMPYAAHLEKAALPQKDAIVNLARKMVDAHG; from the coding sequence ATGAGCGACAGCGAGCAGAACCGGTCCAGACAGACCACCTACCGCGAAGCCGTGCGCGAAGCCATTCGTGAAGCCATGCAAAAAGATGAACGGGTTTTCCTGATGGGAGAGGATGTTGGCCGTTATGGAGGATGTTTTGCGGTCAGCAAAGGATTGCTTGAGACATTTGGTCCCGAAAGAATACGTGACACTCCTCTCTCAGAATCGGGATTTGTGGGGGCAGGCATAGGTGCGGCTCTAGGCGGCATGCGTCCAATAGTAGAAATCATGACGGTTAATTTCAGTCTGCTGGCCGCCGATCAGATCATCAATAACGCCGCCGTCCTTCTGTACATGTCCGGAGGCCAGTTCAATGTCCCTATCGTCATCCGCATAGCAACCGGTGGCGGCCGTCAGCTGGCTGCACAGCACTCCCGCTCACTCGAAGGCTGGTATGCTCATATTCCCGGGATCAAAATAGTTTGCCCCGCTACCATCGAGGATGCCCGCGGCATGCTCTGGACGGCGCTGCAGGATCCGGACCCGGTAATGGTTTTCGAAAATGCCGGACTCTACAACATGGAAGGATCACTGGCCCCCGATGCCGGTGCGGTCGATATCGACCAGGCTCGGGTGCTCAGGGCAGGAACAGACATCACCATCATCAGTTATTCCGCGAGCCTCCACAAATCCCTGGATGCCGCTGAAATTCTTGCCAAACAAGGCATTAACGCAGAAGTCATCGACTTGCGCACCTTGCGTCCCCTCGATGAAGGGACCTTTCTGACCTCGATCGCCAAAACCCATCGGGCCCTCATTGTCGATGAGGGGTGGCGCAGCGGCGGCATTTCTGCGGAGATCATCTCACGCATTATGGAAAAAGGTTTCTACGATCTCGATGCTCCCGTCGCACGCCTTTGCAGTGAAGAAGTTCCCATGCCCTATGCCGCCCATCTGGAGAAAGCCGCGCTGCCGCAGAAGGATGCAATCGTCAACCTTGCCCGCAAAATGGTGGACGCCCATGGCTGA
- a CDS encoding dihydrolipoamide acetyltransferase family protein, producing MAEFRMPSLGSDMQAGTLIEWLVKPGDSVRRRDVVAVVDTEKAAIEIEVYEDGFIESLLVEPGQKVPVGTVMAVIKTEEAEESKEPPKKTPAQETPPPSPKPEGESEPLPEPENEPFQPSFRTSAPERLKVSPYARKLAAGRGVDLSTLKGTGPEGAIRASDIEQAAAAPPIPPQPTTPFPEKAGAGDHQTSMRRAIANAMARSKREIPHYYLQTRIDMSRTLLRLTSENEKRPIKDRILPVVPLIRAVALALTDFPEFNGYWIDDRHQTAEAINIGFVISLRRGGIVAPAILNADEMTGDELMAALRDLIRRARSGGLRSSEVTDATITVTSLGELGVETVYGIIYPPQLALVGFGKTMEQPWAENGMLGVRPVLTATLAADHRATDGHRGAKFLDAINRYLQETPEL from the coding sequence ATGGCTGAATTTCGCATGCCCAGTTTAGGCTCCGACATGCAGGCGGGTACGCTTATCGAGTGGCTGGTAAAGCCAGGTGATTCAGTGAGGCGAAGAGATGTCGTCGCTGTCGTGGATACCGAAAAAGCCGCGATAGAGATCGAGGTCTACGAAGACGGGTTTATCGAATCACTTCTTGTTGAACCTGGACAAAAGGTTCCTGTAGGCACGGTTATGGCCGTCATAAAAACAGAAGAAGCCGAAGAGTCGAAGGAGCCGCCGAAGAAAACGCCGGCCCAGGAAACTCCTCCGCCATCTCCGAAGCCCGAAGGTGAGTCCGAGCCGCTGCCTGAACCTGAGAATGAACCCTTCCAACCCTCTTTTAGGACCTCTGCACCAGAACGGCTCAAAGTCTCTCCATACGCACGCAAACTTGCCGCGGGCCGCGGAGTTGACCTGAGTACGCTTAAAGGAACCGGTCCTGAAGGCGCCATACGCGCCTCTGATATCGAGCAAGCCGCGGCAGCACCACCAATACCACCACAGCCGACAACCCCGTTCCCTGAAAAGGCAGGTGCCGGAGATCATCAAACAAGCATGCGTCGGGCAATCGCCAACGCCATGGCACGCTCCAAAAGGGAGATCCCCCACTATTACCTGCAGACCCGTATCGACATGAGCCGTACCCTGCTCCGGCTGACCTCGGAAAATGAGAAGCGTCCGATAAAGGACAGAATTCTGCCGGTTGTTCCGCTCATCAGGGCGGTGGCCCTGGCCCTGACGGATTTCCCGGAATTCAACGGTTACTGGATCGATGACCGGCATCAGACCGCCGAAGCTATCAATATCGGTTTCGTCATCTCTTTGCGCCGGGGGGGGATAGTTGCACCGGCTATCCTCAACGCCGATGAAATGACTGGCGATGAACTCATGGCGGCGCTGCGGGATCTTATCCGACGCGCCCGATCCGGTGGGCTGCGCAGCTCCGAGGTGACCGATGCCACCATCACTGTCACCAGCCTGGGGGAACTCGGGGTCGAAACTGTTTACGGGATCATCTATCCGCCCCAGCTAGCCCTGGTCGGGTTCGGCAAAACCATGGAGCAGCCATGGGCCGAAAACGGTATGCTCGGGGTGAGGCCGGTCCTGACTGCAACCCTTGCGGCTGACCATCGCGCCACCGACGGCCATCGCGGCGCCAAGTTCCTGGATGCCATAAACCGCTATCTGCAGGAGACCCCGGAATTATGA
- a CDS encoding acyl carrier protein, whose protein sequence is MNENEIKNIIFGILKRIAPESDPGTLGPDENIREALDIDSFDALNFFVRIDEELGVSVPEADYGKLNTLAEMIDYLGQRKG, encoded by the coding sequence ATGAACGAGAATGAAATCAAGAATATTATATTCGGGATTCTCAAACGAATCGCCCCCGAATCCGATCCCGGTACCCTGGGGCCGGATGAGAACATCAGGGAAGCACTCGATATTGATTCTTTCGATGCCCTGAATTTCTTTGTCCGCATCGATGAGGAACTCGGAGTCAGCGTTCCAGAGGCGGATTACGGCAAGCTCAACACCCTGGCGGAAATGATCGACTACCTCGGTCAGCGGAAAGGTTGA